Proteins found in one Candidatus Methylomirabilota bacterium genomic segment:
- a CDS encoding NAD(P)/FAD-dependent oxidoreductase, giving the protein MPTPGFDTDVLIVGGGPGGSTTATFLARSGLDVTVVEREPFPRFKVGESLVPNCMPILERLGVLGDVKTHGFLDKFGVTFHDQELEREATFTFREGRPWPHFTYDVHRAEFDQVLLDHAVRTGARRLQPVTVEKVAFDADGVTARLSDADGERTLRARFLVDASGRDGFLASRQGRREPMPGLGKVAIFAYFQGAKRWPGREEGNVRIYIFPEGWFWYIPLARDETSVGCVLHSRVVKAREGTPEDLFRAMVERCELVRDNLEGARQVTPMYTAANFAYAVDPIVGDRFLCVGDAVAFVDPIFSAGVFLAMAEGEMAAKEIVEAFHSGRFEARRFGGYARQVRRGMRPFTRFITQFYDRQFLEIFMNPRDTLGLIDAVTFVLAGGAFHRIPPTMRFRIGLFWAIVRINRRIRRRQGRAESRLEY; this is encoded by the coding sequence ATGCCCACCCCCGGATTCGACACGGACGTCCTGATCGTCGGCGGAGGGCCTGGGGGCTCGACCACCGCGACGTTCCTCGCCCGCTCCGGGCTCGACGTCACGGTGGTGGAGCGCGAGCCCTTTCCCCGGTTCAAGGTGGGCGAGTCGCTGGTGCCGAACTGCATGCCGATCCTCGAGCGGCTCGGCGTGCTCGGCGACGTCAAGACCCACGGTTTCCTCGACAAGTTCGGCGTCACCTTCCACGATCAGGAGCTCGAGCGCGAGGCCACGTTCACGTTCCGCGAGGGGCGTCCGTGGCCGCACTTCACCTACGACGTGCACCGCGCGGAGTTCGATCAGGTGCTGCTCGACCACGCGGTGCGGACGGGCGCGCGCCGGCTCCAGCCCGTCACGGTGGAGAAGGTCGCGTTCGATGCCGACGGCGTCACCGCGCGCCTGAGCGACGCGGACGGCGAGCGGACGCTGCGCGCCCGCTTCCTCGTGGACGCGAGCGGGCGCGACGGCTTCCTCGCCTCGCGCCAGGGACGGCGCGAGCCCATGCCCGGCCTCGGCAAGGTGGCGATCTTCGCCTACTTCCAGGGCGCCAAACGCTGGCCCGGCCGCGAGGAGGGCAATGTCCGCATCTACATCTTCCCCGAGGGCTGGTTCTGGTACATCCCCCTCGCGCGGGACGAGACCAGTGTCGGCTGCGTGCTCCACTCACGGGTGGTGAAGGCGCGCGAGGGCACGCCCGAGGACCTCTTCCGCGCCATGGTGGAGCGCTGCGAGCTCGTGCGCGACAACCTCGAGGGCGCTCGGCAGGTGACTCCCATGTACACCGCCGCCAACTTCGCCTACGCGGTGGACCCCATCGTGGGCGACCGCTTTCTCTGCGTGGGCGACGCGGTGGCCTTCGTGGACCCGATCTTCTCGGCCGGGGTGTTCCTCGCCATGGCGGAAGGGGAGATGGCGGCGAAGGAGATCGTGGAAGCCTTCCACTCCGGGCGCTTCGAGGCGCGACGCTTCGGGGGTTACGCGCGGCAGGTGCGCCGCGGCATGCGGCCCTTCACGCGCTTCATCACACAGTTCTACGACCGCCAGTTTCTCGAGATCTTCATGAACCCGCGGGACACCCTCGGGCTGATCGACGCGGTGACCTTCGTCCTCGCGGGCGGCGCCTTCCATCGTATCCCCCCGACGATGCGGTTCCGCATCGGGCTCTTCTGGGCCATCGTGCGTATCAATCGCCGCATCCGGCGGCGGCAGGGGCGAGCCGAGTCGCGCCTCGAGTACTAG
- a CDS encoding ABC transporter permease: MRRLFPRGYGFTVLGIAVGMAGLVALGAMAERISRFIEGGDRFVLGQISVAGEGMGMGAGFTAGGLLPAARLAEIAKVPGVALVQPQVMLPINPSTSSFMTLTQELLMGMDPSAPQANRNYQTLPIRKGRSLAPGDRGVAVLGLDFAASHKLDVGGVLPMGALEFKVVGILDKTLTAPDRFAMVSLEDARDVWLRRDPLLFRVFGGGGLTRADLNSGAAVAWQDGVDPNDLARRIQASVKGVNVTIPSELSEMLRTSTAFFSALLVGIGTLALVIGGLSLANTVTAAVFERIRDFGVKRALGATDVQLLREVLGEALGVSLWGVGLGVALALGIGFVVDSRTVREGQQLFFFSPRLLGFTFVFALLLGSLAAAYATLRITRLSPAEAIRRGT; this comes from the coding sequence ATGCGCCGCCTGTTCCCGCGCGGCTACGGCTTCACCGTGCTCGGCATCGCGGTGGGCATGGCCGGGCTGGTCGCCCTCGGCGCCATGGCCGAGCGCATCAGCCGCTTCATCGAGGGCGGCGACCGCTTCGTGCTCGGCCAGATCTCGGTCGCCGGCGAGGGGATGGGCATGGGCGCGGGCTTCACCGCGGGCGGCCTCCTCCCCGCCGCGCGCTTGGCCGAGATCGCGAAGGTGCCGGGCGTCGCGCTCGTGCAGCCGCAGGTGATGCTCCCCATCAACCCGAGCACGTCGAGCTTCATGACCCTCACGCAGGAATTGCTGATGGGCATGGACCCGAGCGCGCCACAGGCCAACCGCAACTACCAGACGCTGCCGATCCGGAAGGGGCGGAGCCTCGCCCCCGGCGACCGCGGCGTCGCGGTGCTGGGCCTCGACTTCGCGGCCTCCCACAAGCTGGACGTGGGCGGCGTGCTGCCGATGGGCGCCCTCGAGTTCAAGGTGGTCGGCATTCTCGACAAGACCCTGACCGCGCCGGATCGCTTCGCTATGGTCTCACTCGAGGATGCCCGCGACGTGTGGCTGCGCCGCGATCCGTTGCTCTTCCGGGTGTTCGGCGGCGGCGGGCTCACCCGCGCCGATCTCAACTCGGGCGCCGCGGTGGCCTGGCAGGACGGCGTGGATCCCAACGACCTCGCGCGGCGTATCCAGGCCAGCGTGAAGGGCGTGAACGTGACGATCCCGAGCGAGCTGTCCGAGATGCTGCGCACCTCCACCGCCTTCTTCTCGGCGCTCCTGGTCGGCATCGGCACCCTGGCCCTCGTGATCGGCGGGCTCTCACTCGCGAACACCGTCACCGCGGCGGTCTTCGAGCGCATCCGTGACTTCGGGGTGAAGCGCGCGCTCGGCGCGACCGACGTCCAGCTCCTCCGGGAAGTGCTGGGCGAGGCGCTCGGCGTGAGCCTCTGGGGCGTCGGGCTCGGCGTCGCGCTCGCGCTCGGCATCGGCTTCGTGGTGGACTCGCGCACGGTGCGCGAGGGCCAGCAGCTCTTCTTCTTCTCGCCGCGCCTGCTCGGCTTCACCTTCGTGTTCGCGCTGCTCCTCGGGTCGCTCGCCGCCGCCTACGCCACGCTCCGCATCACGCGGCTGTCGCCGGCCGAGGCGATCCGCCGGGGGACCTGA
- a CDS encoding ABC transporter ATP-binding protein, which yields MRVRASGLGKVYPGIDGAPPVRVLDDVSLDAEPGQVLAVIGQSGSGKSTLLHLLGLLEPADAGEIRFDDTRVSHLGRHAQCRVRGTQIGYVFQSFLLLGSLTALDNVLLAARYVGRDRRDAERDALALMERLGVLHRRGHYPAQLSGGEQQRVAYCRAVLNRPPLLLADEPTGNLDDTHARVILDELRAQARERGATVILVTHRPDAAATADACLRLAAGRLARG from the coding sequence GTGCGGGTGCGGGCGAGCGGGCTGGGCAAGGTCTACCCGGGCATCGACGGCGCGCCACCCGTGCGCGTCCTGGACGACGTGAGCCTCGATGCCGAACCGGGCCAGGTGCTCGCGGTGATCGGCCAGTCCGGCTCGGGCAAGTCCACGCTCCTGCACCTGCTCGGGCTGCTCGAGCCGGCCGACGCGGGGGAGATCCGCTTCGACGACACGCGGGTAAGCCATCTGGGCCGCCACGCGCAGTGCCGGGTGCGCGGCACGCAGATCGGCTACGTGTTCCAGTCCTTCCTCCTGCTGGGAAGCCTTACCGCGCTCGACAACGTGCTGCTCGCCGCGCGCTACGTGGGGCGCGACCGCCGCGACGCGGAGCGCGATGCCCTCGCCCTGATGGAGCGGCTGGGCGTGCTCCACCGGCGCGGCCACTATCCCGCCCAGCTCTCCGGCGGGGAGCAGCAGCGCGTGGCCTACTGCCGGGCCGTGCTCAATCGCCCGCCGCTGCTCCTCGCCGACGAGCCCACGGGCAACCTCGACGACACGCACGCGCGCGTGATCCTGGACGAGCTGCGCGCGCAGGCGCGCGAGCGCGGCGCCACCGTCATCCTCGTCACCCACCGCCCCGACGCCGCCGCGACCGCGGACGCCTGCCTGCGTCTGGCCGCCGGCCGGCTCGCGAGGGGCTGA
- a CDS encoding glycosyltransferase family 39 protein, producing the protein MRAAVLVALATAALALLLLLPGLGAVPFDDPGEGQHAEIAREAWRSGDWLTLHLNGVRYFDKPPLLYALQAAAFSAGGVSEWSARLAPLSGAVLAVAGTALLGARLLGPGPGLLAGVALLSCALFAAFARYVRPETLFLAAIQWGFTGLIVGWRESRRAWSLAGCVALGLAALAKDPIGLVGPLLAVAGAAALAGRFRPVRAWLPPLGIVLMAVIGGGWYALAAARNPGFLWYVMVDNHARNAALVRLFPDEDVPISALEFLATTALGAFPWVVPAVLAVVALARRRAWRHPVEAPWVALALWAAGSVALFALVPFRLPHYGLPVYPAIALLAARWWAERVPRQVRAAGWLHLGLFALVAAGCALGTASDGRLFTAEVLGVSDVTARKATTAAAGTSLTALWPQFARLLERATVVFTLGAAALLVVLVLSRRRPRGEGLVAPLVALTMLAMVPLVGAGLGVLSASRAVPRLAAEVAARTRPGDLLVHEGPIEVSGALELYSGRRPALLDGTRSVLGFGATYPEARDTFWTRERFQREWSSDRPVYLVTPRAPAASVIATVPPDRRHLLLEDNGRRLYVNAPQPSR; encoded by the coding sequence GTGCGCGCCGCCGTCCTCGTGGCGCTCGCCACGGCGGCGCTGGCCCTCCTGCTGCTCCTGCCCGGGCTGGGCGCCGTGCCCTTCGACGACCCGGGCGAAGGGCAGCACGCGGAGATCGCCCGCGAAGCGTGGCGATCGGGCGACTGGCTGACGCTTCACCTCAACGGCGTGCGCTACTTCGACAAGCCGCCGCTGCTCTACGCGCTCCAGGCCGCGGCCTTCAGCGCCGGCGGCGTCTCGGAATGGTCGGCCCGCCTCGCGCCCCTGAGCGGCGCGGTGCTGGCCGTTGCGGGGACGGCGCTGCTGGGCGCGCGGCTGCTCGGGCCTGGCCCGGGCCTGCTCGCTGGCGTCGCCCTCCTGTCGTGCGCACTGTTCGCCGCCTTCGCGCGCTACGTGCGGCCGGAGACGCTGTTCCTCGCCGCGATACAGTGGGGGTTCACCGGCCTCATCGTCGGCTGGCGCGAATCGCGGCGCGCGTGGTCGCTCGCCGGCTGCGTGGCGCTGGGGCTGGCCGCGCTCGCGAAGGATCCGATCGGACTCGTCGGCCCGCTCCTCGCCGTGGCGGGCGCGGCCGCGCTGGCCGGCCGTTTCCGTCCCGTCAGGGCCTGGCTTCCGCCGCTCGGCATCGTCCTCATGGCGGTAATCGGCGGCGGCTGGTACGCGCTCGCCGCCGCGCGGAACCCCGGCTTTCTCTGGTACGTCATGGTGGACAATCACGCGCGCAACGCGGCCCTCGTGCGGCTCTTCCCCGACGAGGACGTGCCGATCTCGGCGCTCGAGTTCCTGGCGACCACCGCGCTGGGCGCCTTCCCCTGGGTCGTGCCCGCCGTGCTCGCCGTGGTCGCCCTCGCGCGCCGGCGGGCGTGGCGGCATCCCGTAGAGGCTCCGTGGGTGGCGCTGGCCCTCTGGGCCGCGGGCAGCGTGGCGCTTTTCGCGCTCGTGCCGTTCCGCCTCCCCCACTATGGCTTGCCCGTGTATCCGGCGATCGCGCTGCTCGCCGCGCGGTGGTGGGCCGAGCGCGTGCCGCGGCAGGTGCGTGCGGCGGGGTGGCTGCACCTCGGGCTCTTCGCGCTGGTCGCGGCGGGCTGCGCGCTCGGCACGGCGAGCGACGGCCGGCTCTTCACCGCGGAGGTGCTCGGCGTCTCCGACGTGACGGCGCGCAAGGCGACCACCGCGGCAGCGGGCACCTCGCTCACGGCGCTCTGGCCCCAGTTCGCGCGGCTGCTGGAGCGCGCCACCGTCGTCTTCACGCTCGGCGCCGCCGCCCTCCTGGTCGTGCTCGTGCTCTCGCGGCGCCGGCCGCGAGGTGAAGGCTTGGTGGCGCCGCTCGTCGCGCTCACCATGCTCGCGATGGTGCCGCTGGTGGGCGCCGGGTTGGGCGTCCTCTCGGCGTCGCGCGCGGTGCCCCGGCTCGCCGCCGAGGTGGCGGCGCGGACGCGGCCCGGCGATCTCCTCGTGCACGAAGGCCCCATCGAGGTCTCGGGGGCGCTCGAGCTCTACTCCGGCCGCCGGCCCGCGCTGCTCGACGGCACGCGAAGCGTGCTGGGCTTCGGCGCCACCTATCCCGAGGCGCGCGACACGTTCTGGACGCGCGAGCGCTTCCAGCGTGAGTGGAGCTCGGACCGGCCGGTGTACCTGGTCACGCCACGCGCGCCCGCCGCGAGCGTCATCGCCACGGTGCCGCCCGATCGACGGCATCTTCTCCTGGAGGACAACGGCCGCCGACTCTACGTGAACGCGCCTCAGCCCTCGCGGTAG
- a CDS encoding CopD family protein codes for MVPLALVLLRALGLLGQALVLGGAVFGLAVLRPWLTGAADASVLRRHVVRLVRAGGLLLLAAQATALLLILSSVADEPAWPLADFLATPLARASALRMAAGLAALGAATWIARRPRTDGPWLALLGAGLAAAGTAAWTSHATARLHGRETLLAVDVLHQLASAVWGGGLVHLIVLVLARGDVAWPAGALRAFSRVAQVAVAVLGASGLLLALVYVGDPGALIGTAYGGMLLAKTALVIGLLALGAANFRAVRRLPPTRTMLPVRLGRFVEVEAGLAVTLVFVAASLGSAPPGVDIVRDRATAAEIAARFAPRWPAFSTPSFTELASAAAIDDPLAPRTAADIAWSEYNHNVAGAFVLFIGILAALHRLAGMAWARHWPLVFLALSAFLLLRTDPNAWPLSPTQTFWGSLVDPEVLQHRALALLPAVLGLFEWLVLERRLAAPGWARVAPLLMAVGGGLLLAHAHPLVGVKESYLMEVTHLPLGLLGVLIGWTRWLELRLPGADRRIPARIWPPALALVGLLLVLYREG; via the coding sequence GTGGTCCCGCTCGCCCTCGTCCTCCTGCGCGCACTGGGCCTCCTCGGCCAGGCGCTCGTGCTGGGGGGCGCGGTGTTCGGTCTCGCGGTGCTCCGCCCCTGGCTGACAGGCGCCGCCGACGCCTCGGTTCTCCGCCGCCACGTCGTGCGCCTGGTCCGCGCCGGGGGACTGCTCCTGCTCGCGGCACAGGCGACCGCGCTCCTCCTGATTCTCAGCAGCGTGGCGGACGAGCCGGCCTGGCCTCTCGCCGACTTCCTGGCCACGCCCCTCGCCCGGGCGAGCGCGCTCCGGATGGCGGCGGGACTGGCCGCGCTCGGCGCGGCGACCTGGATCGCGCGCCGGCCCCGCACGGACGGCCCGTGGCTGGCGCTGCTCGGCGCGGGACTCGCCGCCGCGGGCACGGCCGCCTGGACCAGCCACGCCACCGCCCGGCTCCACGGGCGCGAGACACTGCTCGCCGTGGACGTGCTCCATCAGCTCGCCAGCGCGGTGTGGGGCGGCGGGCTCGTCCACCTCATCGTCCTCGTGCTGGCGCGCGGCGACGTCGCGTGGCCCGCCGGCGCGCTCCGGGCCTTCTCGCGCGTGGCGCAGGTCGCGGTGGCGGTGCTCGGCGCGAGCGGGCTCCTGCTGGCGCTGGTGTACGTGGGAGATCCGGGCGCGCTGATCGGCACCGCGTACGGGGGCATGCTGCTCGCGAAGACCGCGCTCGTGATCGGGCTCCTCGCCCTGGGAGCGGCCAACTTCCGCGCGGTCCGCCGCCTCCCCCCGACGCGGACGATGCTGCCCGTCCGGCTGGGCCGCTTCGTCGAAGTCGAGGCGGGGCTCGCCGTCACACTGGTGTTCGTGGCCGCGTCACTCGGCTCGGCGCCGCCCGGCGTCGACATCGTCCGCGACCGCGCCACCGCGGCGGAGATCGCGGCCCGCTTCGCACCGCGCTGGCCCGCCTTCTCGACCCCGAGCTTCACCGAGCTCGCCTCGGCTGCCGCGATCGACGATCCCCTCGCGCCTCGCACCGCCGCCGATATCGCGTGGTCCGAGTACAACCATAATGTCGCCGGCGCCTTCGTGCTCTTCATCGGGATTCTCGCCGCCCTCCACCGACTGGCCGGCATGGCCTGGGCGCGGCACTGGCCACTCGTGTTCCTGGCGCTGTCCGCCTTCCTTCTGCTGCGCACCGATCCAAACGCGTGGCCGCTGAGCCCGACGCAGACCTTCTGGGGAAGCCTCGTGGATCCGGAGGTGCTCCAGCATCGCGCGCTGGCACTCCTGCCCGCCGTCCTGGGGCTCTTCGAGTGGCTGGTCCTCGAGCGGCGGCTTGCCGCGCCCGGATGGGCGCGCGTGGCGCCGCTCCTCATGGCGGTGGGCGGCGGGCTGCTGCTCGCCCACGCCCATCCGCTGGTGGGCGTGAAGGAGTCCTATCTCATGGAGGTCACGCACCTGCCGCTGGGCCTGCTCGGTGTGCTCATCGGCTGGACGCGCTGGCTCGAGCTCCGCCTCCCCGGGGCGGACCGCCGCATCCCCGCGCGCATCTGGCCGCCGGCGCTGGCGCTGGTCGGCCTCCTGCTCGTGCTCTACCGCGAGGGCTGA
- the hpnJ gene encoding hopanoid biosynthesis associated radical SAM protein HpnJ, protein MAPDYLRTLFLHPPSADGFDGGAGSRYQAKREIRSFWYPTWLAQPAALVPGSRLIDAPPDGLTLDDVRPLARQYDLCVMHTSTPSFAADVRVAEALKAEHAGLTIGMVGAAVAVAPNASLEASPALDFVAGNEFDFTIEEVARGVPLAQIAGLCYRQNGHVAHTRPRPILEDMDRLPFVTPVYRRDLTIPNYAIGYLQHPYVSLYTGRGCRSKCTFCLWPQTVGGQRYRTRSVEHVAEEMALAQRLFPEVREFFFDDDTFTDDLPRAEAIAKRLGRLGVTWSVNAKANVPASTLKVLRDNGLRLLLVGYESGVQQILNNVKKGVRLDAARTFTREAKRLGIAIHGTFILGLPGETRETIQETIRFAREIDPHTIQVSLAAPYPGTALHAEALRNGWLESEDLVDARGEQRSAIGYPHLPRTEIFQSLDLFYRRFYFRPRKMISLAGEMVRDRRVLKRRLAEGREFLTFLRRHR, encoded by the coding sequence ATGGCGCCCGATTACCTGCGTACACTGTTCCTCCATCCCCCTTCCGCCGACGGCTTCGACGGCGGCGCCGGCTCCCGATACCAGGCCAAGCGCGAGATCCGCTCGTTCTGGTATCCCACGTGGCTCGCCCAGCCTGCCGCGCTGGTGCCCGGCTCGCGCCTGATCGATGCCCCGCCGGACGGCCTCACGCTGGACGATGTGCGCCCGCTCGCGCGGCAGTACGACCTCTGCGTGATGCACACGAGCACGCCGTCCTTCGCCGCGGACGTCCGGGTGGCGGAGGCGCTGAAGGCCGAGCACGCCGGGCTCACCATCGGCATGGTCGGCGCTGCGGTCGCGGTGGCGCCGAACGCTTCGCTGGAGGCGAGCCCGGCGCTCGACTTCGTGGCCGGCAACGAGTTCGACTTCACGATCGAAGAGGTCGCGCGCGGCGTGCCGCTCGCACAGATCGCTGGCCTGTGCTATCGGCAGAACGGCCACGTCGCGCACACGCGTCCGCGCCCGATCCTGGAGGACATGGACCGCCTGCCCTTCGTGACGCCGGTCTACCGGCGCGACCTGACGATCCCGAACTACGCGATCGGCTATCTCCAGCATCCCTACGTGTCGCTGTACACCGGGCGCGGCTGCCGCTCGAAGTGCACGTTCTGCCTCTGGCCGCAGACGGTGGGCGGGCAGCGTTACCGGACGCGGAGTGTCGAGCATGTGGCGGAGGAGATGGCGCTGGCCCAGCGCCTCTTCCCCGAGGTGCGCGAGTTCTTCTTCGACGACGACACCTTCACCGATGATCTGCCGCGCGCCGAAGCCATCGCGAAGCGGCTGGGGCGGCTCGGCGTCACCTGGTCGGTGAACGCCAAGGCCAATGTGCCCGCGTCCACCCTCAAGGTGCTGCGCGACAACGGGCTGCGCCTGCTCCTCGTGGGCTACGAGTCTGGCGTGCAGCAGATCCTCAACAACGTGAAGAAGGGCGTGCGGCTCGACGCGGCGCGGACGTTCACGCGCGAGGCCAAGCGGCTCGGCATCGCCATCCACGGCACCTTCATCCTCGGGCTACCGGGGGAGACCCGCGAGACCATCCAGGAAACGATTCGCTTCGCGCGGGAGATCGACCCCCACACCATCCAGGTGTCTCTCGCTGCGCCGTATCCGGGCACGGCGCTCCACGCCGAGGCGCTGCGCAATGGCTGGCTCGAGTCGGAGGACCTCGTGGACGCGCGCGGCGAGCAGCGGAGCGCCATCGGCTACCCGCACCTTCCACGCACGGAGATCTTCCAGTCGCTCGACCTCTTCTACCGCCGCTTCTACTTCCGTCCGCGCAAGATGATCTCG